The window CATGAGAACATTTTAGATAATCATGGTAGGGGGAAATTCTGAGCCTCCCTTCTTCGTTAACATAACTGGGGTTTGCAGTGACCTCCGAGAAACAATTCCACACCCCATGATGCTTCAAAATTGTTtcaatgaagaaaatatttgcGTCGCTCACAATCTTCAGCTCACACCTGAATATATATAAGTACAAAGATGCCACATGTTAACCATTTTATCAcatgtttgctttcatgggagTGAATGAAATTTCATATATAGCAAATCCACcattaattatacttttacaTGTCTGCTTTCATGTCCAGATCGACATCCAAAATCATGTTACAATGTtagttaacataattttaaataaatactcaCTTGTTTAGTCTTGTGTTaaagaattgattttgagtCAAAACAATTTTAGAAACTTTTGTttcagatttcaaattttataataagttttattactaatttttctttatcaaacaCACGCCTAAATACATACTTAATTATTCAcctttcttaatttaatttcctACTAGGCAATTAGGCATGTGGTACATGCAATATAGGGTGagtgagaagagaaagaaaaagagttatatacCCAAGGGAATATGCTGCCTTAATGGCTGGGACAATGCGAGGATGCATTGGAGTCCTGTTCAGAACTTGTACAATGTCTTCAATGGTTTTTCCTTGTGAATGAAGTTCATTCATCATCTTATCCTGTAAAATTTtagaacaaacaaaaattatttcccTATCCCTATCAGGAAATTAGCTAGAAATAAGCTTAAGCAAGAAAAGGAATATATGAATTGGAGAAAAACCATCAGAGGGTTCCAAAGCATGTTAGGAAGAAGCTGATAGAACTTTTCTGTTAAACCAAACTCGTCAAGAACCCAATTATCACTATCACACTCGATGATTGTCGAGTCGAAGTCAAAAATCACCACAATCCCAGCCATTAGAACTAATCTTGTGAATATGCCTAAATGAGTTAATGTATGTGAATGTGATCATAAGACTAATAGACAGGTGTATTTATAGGCTAAGAATGCAGGCTTGCACCTAAGCATGATAGATGGAATATTTGGATTCCAAGGAATCTTACGGGTTATATTGAATTAGGATTATATTTTAAGGCCTATAACATACCAAGTACGAATTTTTCAtcccaataataaaaaaattacctaaataatataattaaaaaattaaaaaaaatcatttacacaaattatacaaattactatttaataaataatataatttatcttgaatagtatttataaaaaaatacatatatttaaatactcaatattaatataaatgatataaatcATTTTACATGAGAAATTGATTTCTCTCAAATTGATTTATCACCttcgttaaattttatttatcttttttttcattttgacatTGTGAAACTAATTtcacaacatattttttttactaaatcgACATtgcttaaacaaattaaataaataaaacatattcaattttaataatatttttttaaaatattattaaagattAATTCATATTTAAGTACTCATAGTTTTACATTAATATAAGCTATTAAAACtgaacatgttttaattatttaatttatttagataaaataattagatcacttaaatatatgcatttttcttaaattttatttttataatttaatatatatatatatatatatatatatatatatatatatatatatattagttttttctaggaatattttaaatatgtgataataaataggaactaaaaaaaaggtCATAATTGTCTTTTTACTTTACATGaagtaaataatataattaatattaatatttttttcattaaaattgtaTAAACATATTAAGTTAATTAGCTTAATAAAACACGACAATATAATAGAAATGCAGAGGTGAGACATCACCTGTgtgtctaataataataataataatgtaaaacatttgtttttcaattcTCACATTGTATGATGTATGATTgttatttcattgtttttttctaaaatattttattattttattattttttaatggttaataaaaaaaaattagatcacatgtatcattcaaaattcaaagaggTATTTAAGATCCAACCCAACCCAATGACTCGGCTGGACACAAACTCTAACCTGTTGATCATAAGATTTAACAAATGTTGTCCAAATTTAAGATTTCAATAAACCCACAAAATAAGTACTGTAATTCATAGGCATAAAAGGTAAAGGAATAATATTGTAGCGAACTGATTTTTGCACGCTCATCTTAGAAGATCAATTCCAATATTGGAAACTTTAGGAAAAGTTAACCCAGAATCacaacaagtaataaaaaaactagcTTGCTTTGAGGTAGATGAGAGATTTCCAAAGATAGTAGTATTAAACGGGTCTTACTGGTGAACTGGTAGAACATGAGGAAAAGGCTCGTATAGTCTGCCAACTTGCAATCAGCAGAAATGTTGTTCTGAACACTTTCTCCCAAAGAAATTTTGTTGATTAGCTGCAGGGAAATTTGTTCCCGCTCTTCTCCATGGCTCCATTCATGAATTTCAGCTTTAGTGAGCAAAGGGTCTTTGCATATTAACTCTCATACAGGATAATTCTTTCTTGGCATCACAAAGTCTTTGTCTTTTAGCCTCAAGCTTGGGCAATAGTCCCCACTACCATCTCCAAGATAGATGACCCTCTTGTTATGATCTCCTCAAGATATTGACTCTTGGATTTTCTCTATGATTAGACTCTGTAAGGGAAAAATTAAGAATGTTAATCTCAGTCACTGTAGCAATCTTTAATCCATAGACAATGATAAGTGTATATGGcaaaaaattcaagttagtttttaatttctttgaccaagttaaaaatttgtataattatattttggtcAAGAATTTATTTAAGTAGTTTAAAGCATTTTGATCATGTTCTATTTTCgctattttatcattattttttcttttatattgtttaaataattaattttattgaataattttagtttaattggtTAACTTatcaagtttcaatttttttgctgGTTGATACACAAATTTGATCCTCAACATCggtcaaaattattatataatttctaCTGTTTAAAAGTTAATGTGAGATCTTGAGGGCACCAATCAAAGGCCTAAATAAGGTGAGAAAGTTTGATTGGTTTTGACAATTCAGATTGACTTAATTTGGTGTATGGTCAACCGTTCATGTTAGAACTTACGAATGAACTCATTGACTCCAGTGAGCACCCATGTTCTTGAGTGTTGTCTAGTGTGAAGTTTGGAACAAAATATTGCACGAATCTAATCTAAGtgatagtttttaatattttataagtaaAGGATTTGTGAAATATAGACCTTGCACATGTTTGGAGGACACAAAGTGCATCCATGGGGAGACTTGTTGAAGCCATGGTAAGGCAAAATTCGTAGCCTTCCCTCTTCATTAATCTGGGTTGGTGTTGATCTCTGAGAAGCATTCCCTTATTTTTAAGTGCTTTAAAATTGTCTTGATGAAGAACATATTTGCATCGCTTACAATCCTTAAATCACACCTGAAAATCACAAAATGATACCATGTATTTCTTCctctccaatttttttaaaagtgaaaaaaaaaactataggaAAAccgaagaaaaaagaaattaaggaaAGAGAAACATAGCATACCCTAAAACATGTGCTGCTTTAATGGCACCGGTTATTCTGGGGTGTATAGGAATCCTCTGAAGAACTTGGACAATGCCCTCAATGATTTTTTCATGGGAATGAAGCTCCATCATCATCTTATCCTATTAAAGCCAAAACCAATCCGAAATGCAAataataagaaactaaaaaatgttTGAGAATGGCTAGTAACACTCTTTTTAATATTgtctttattgttttttgtcaaacaaaaaaaatatcatctttaTTGTTAGTTACAACTTATTGAAAATTTCaacattatgaaaaaaaatcatttaataacaTGAGACTCACAGACTTTGttctatttaataaatttcaactaacaaaaaaaattgtgttagaGATTATGGGTGtggcatgacatttttttaaatatgttttcttgaaaagaaaaataaaatagagcaTAGAACTACTCACAATGAGAAACATATATTTGGAGCAAATCAAAAGCTTACCATGAGAGTGTTCCAAGGCATCGTGGGAAGGAGCCGATTGAACAATTCATTGAAACCCAACTCGTCAACAACCCAATTATCACTGTCACAGTCGACAATGGTCTTGTCGAAGTAAAAAATCACCACAATTCCAGCCATTGTAGTTACAAAGCGAATGTACAAGATAAAATGACAATGTTCCAAGAATCAGACTCCTATTGGGTGTCTCCTACTGCTCTTAAAATCGAGTCTTTCTTTGTATTCAATTTCCAGAGAGAAAATTGAAGTGATCGATCGTGAAGGCTAACAAACCCAAAAGGTTTAGATTCCAtagaatattttattgttattcctAATGGAAATAAAATTCCATTAGAGCAGTTGGATGGGAGGAACATTTTGTTGGTCATACAATCGGGGGCTAATGTGAAATCAAATTAAAGGGAATATTGGCGGGGAAGTAAATGATGCAGTCGCCCACGTATGAAATCCATTGCTGGCAAAAGAATATTTCTTGTATGGCTTTCTTTTTGTTATGTTGTTGTTTTGGTTTATTATTTTGTGTAGATTGGATATCGATCATCACGTTACTCCCAACCCAACTGATGGAAATCTCACCTCAATTTAGATTCTGCTTTGTATTCTTCTCCTTCTTTgttcttttgtaaataataaagGCACCAATCTATCAAGCTACAGATAGCTCatagttaattaatttgtttatctttATATTATGAATTCCATGCTTCACTCTTGAGTCTTGACCCTAGACAGTTCTTCTGTCTTATAAATTTCTATGtcatattgatttaattttttttaattattattccatcaataatttttaaaaattattttaatcaatatttcaatttcttacattAATGTCGAATATAATAAAGCACTCACAAATCTTTACTAAAATAACACTTTATTAATTATCTCTCGAATATATTggttaaatttatcttttgttaTAAAATCCAACAATCAAATTTAAGTAAGACGACTTATAGGAATTCTACCCTCTTTGTTGATAAGTCGTATTTTTTCTTGATCTCTacaattttaaggataaaatataagaattgcCGCTTAACTTATTTTGGTTATAAAttaattcctatttttttaaagttttaaaatggtattcttatttatttaaccaATGAGATGTTTGTCTTTTTgaaatagttaatatttttaatgacaaagggtttaacttatttaattgaGAGTGTAATAAATTCTTAATATCATGTTCAATtcctatcaataaaaaaaatatttaacatttttaattttccaacacaattttgaactttttatttattgattcatgacataaaatttattctattagATTTACTTAcacaaaaatcatgaaaatcaactgatattcaaaatcaaaagagacATAAATGTAAAAATCAGTTAAAAAATAAGCCTAatgaacaattttaaaaaaatatgattagatTTTCAGTTTTATAACTAttcatgatatttatttttcatataatttttttatcattatgtcatttttttatgaacattAATTGGTTCTCATAATTTTTATGTAGATGGGATGAAGTTAATGagataaattttacattttacattttaaattgataaaaaaaaatttaaactatctCCGAAAATAAAAAACGATAAggtccaaataaaataaaataaattgttcttTTTCATAGTCTTTAAGGTGTGCTGGGATATGAGATTTAAACATGTGTTGTTCTATTCAGACTCAAAAACACACAAGGCCTTCACCTATCTATCATCTttagagtgttgctaggtgcaccaaatattattgttgatgcacccagcattttttgaaaatgacaAAACTGTCCTGTTAATTTCTctccttacggatcaacttgatccgtaaaagacttacagatcaacttgattcgtaagtcttaaaaatcaacttatggatcaacttgatccgtaaaagacttacggatcaagttgatccataagtcttaaaaattaacttatgaatcaacttgattcgtaaaGGGTATTTCTATCTTTTCGTGGTTAGTGCTCGATGCACCAACAATAATACttggtgcacctagcagcacTCTCATCTTTATAGTATTGATATTGCAATTGTATCACATGTGGAGAAAGGCGGACAAATGCCAAAACGGtagcatttttttgtttaactagATGAGGCCCATAGAGATATGAATCACCTGTTGTTAGTTGATGACATGGGTTCAGCTTTTCCACGTAACTCgtgtttttcacttttttctctctttttttcctcaTACCTCttgtaataaaaagaaaaattccttCATGGCTTATTTCTATAAATTTACCTAATCCAACACAAGTTCATTCACAAatgttgaaatttaaatttaataaatttggtTATATGTCTAATTTCTTTGATTAAAGTTCAACCCTTTGAATTAACCCCAATGCTTTAATCTCTTAGAGTCAAGATGATTgatttaaacattaaaattagaAATCCACAATAGCACATACATCAAGAAGTTCTATATATTTCTAGACTCATCTCAGTATTAAGCAATCTAGCTCAAGCtcaattacattttcaaagatttCTAATTATAAACACAACTTGAAATCATTCAACTAATAACCAATCAATAAGGAGTATTAAGAACATATAATATCACTCAATATCATGAATAAAACTTGTATTGAATAGAAAAAGGTTCGTTCGATTACAAAGGATTCTCGTAGAGTTGATATCTTTAACCTTAAGGAATTTAACATaacaagagtaaaaaaaatagaattaaagagaaggagaagatgTTGGAGGTGAGTGACTACATTGAATAGAAAAGTTAATTACTTAAGAAATTaagcatcatcatcatcttgtATGTCAAACGCcactttaaaaagaataatcgACACTACACAAATCATGCCTCCTCCTTTCGCTCAGTATCTGTTTTGGCGTTTTCTCTTTCGGTATGAAATGACGTGGATTTAGTTAGTTGAAGTGGGGTGCaatttagtaataaataaaatcgCAGCGTGGCTATTTATTCTTTGCCATAAGCCTTTACATACACACACGTAATATATTCGTTCAATTGAGATAAGCTTAAAAATTTGACAAGAGGAATATCTCCATTTTTCGTTCACATGTGCATCAGATAAAACCCATCTATCAACTCGAAGCATCTTGTTTATATTATCTCTTATGCttattgatttgatttatattttggaaacaGAGAATTTGAGGTCCTCAATTTAGTGCCAGCGCAattataaatagatatacagAGATAGGATTAAATGTACACATATTAAGAAAGGTTGGGTCTATTTATTCGCCAAACGCTGCTAATTTAACAACAGGGCAAAGTTAGACAAGACTAAAGAAAATTCTGTGCATTGCCACATTATTTTTCCTGTGGATTAGCCCACGTCCATTTAAGAAATGGACCATTCTAGTGCATATTGAGAGTTAGTGTTCgtctttttatttgatattttatactattttcttgCACAACATAGACCCTAATTTGGCGTTCAATGCAGGCCCCAACATTGAGCAATTAGTACTACTGCCAGCAGATATGAGCAGAACAAAGATCTTAGGCAGAAGTTAAGCACTCAAATTGTATTTACaagaaaaacataatataaCACAGAAAAAGGGCAGGGTATTTGATGCGCAGAAATACAGGTTGAGTGCTTCATGCAGTTGAtcagcttccttctttttttttttagctatCAACTCAAAATTCAATAGTAAAATTATCCCTGGGTGGACAATcaactaactaattaattaatggttACATAAACGGgaaatgtgaaattttaaatttatttattgacaaAAGAAGTAATAGAAAGATCATATAAaccgtaaataattttttattgtatctTTTCCCAGTAAAATGAACTTTTCACCTCATCCTGTTTATGTACTAACCTGTGTTGAAACTTGGTACGATTGTAAGGGTTCAGATCTTTTAAATATGTAGTTTTGCATTTGTTATGAGATACATGTGTGTCAGTGTGTggtacattttatattttatacatatagCTTAAAACGTTTAATTAATGTTGCTATTGAAAGAATCTTGCTCAGGTTGTTGGACACAAGGACAACTGATGGATTATTGAAGGAAACTAATTAAAGCCAAATCCTTGGTATTATCAGACTTTAGTTGTTGTTTGATCACCTTTCTAAACTGAGTTTGATCATTGTAAACAATTGTATGATACAATCAGGACCTTCCAATTTTTCAGTCATCAAATAAGTCTAAGTGGATCAAGAGTGATCATCCATcaaggttaaaatatattgcTTACCATGATGTGTCTAATGGTGATAAGGACCCCTATATCACTGTCAATtaagtcaaaaagaaaaatcacctGCATAGTGTGAATTGGAAGAAAAACATAGTATTCTTAGGACTGGTCAAATGATAAGCGAGTCctaaagaaaattttagaagagtttttttacttttttttataaatatataattttttttattatgaggcttttttcctttataaatattaatagtaaatattttttgttagtaGACCTAAAACATAAGCTTCTACTGTCCGGCT of the Glycine max cultivar Williams 82 chromosome 13, Glycine_max_v4.0, whole genome shotgun sequence genome contains:
- the LOC100789743 gene encoding inorganic pyrophosphatase 2-like, giving the protein MAGIVVIFDFDSTIIECDSDNWVLDEFGLTEKFYQLLPNMLWNPLMDKMMNELHSQGKTIEDIVQVLNRTPMHPRIVPAIKAAYSLGCELKIVSDANIFFIETILKHHGVWNCFSEVTANPSYVNEEGRLRISPYHDYLKCSHGCNLCPPNMCKGMITERIQNSVDAAGKKFIYLGDGSGDFCPSLKLKDRDYLMPRKNFPLCDLVSENSKHIKAEVHAWRDGEELYDVLLHFIDKAIGEGNKNIISSTPIVSVDCKLGSISIEAHKPLPKAIPVPQ